One Helianthus annuus cultivar XRQ/B chromosome 12, HanXRQr2.0-SUNRISE, whole genome shotgun sequence genomic region harbors:
- the LOC110896920 gene encoding uncharacterized protein LOC110896920 has protein sequence MDPYNPNNPNSSSHPFSSSGYTPVMDNAFAGYQQMSNAFNQYPFNPMQMQPNMSFNPYQMQQPNMSFNPYQIQQPNMPQAPQTQIEEQDDEIEVVPETQPEPSKKKNKKGKGKKEDAPGKQMQQWTKIEEEALAKAFINSGTSPIVGNNQLSDSFWQEALDTFHGLMEQGEYRTIDSISSKWRKMNTLINRFCGFYNTTRANKPSGWNHENVFNEAVRLYENENKASFPHVRAWLVVKDHPKWKGCQNEVAQAKRAAKRSKTSESGSYSVGGSTGRCQININDEPDYEEEPIEDGERPPGRDKSKKIAAEKRKQAASGSGGGSRLEGVMAELKSFKEIFNDRQTEKVSPVYAFITLDPLETHKSIKSSPCVTSESSVLMVAQ, from the exons ATGGATCCCTACAAcccaaataatcccaactcaagTTCACACCCATTTTCGTCATCCGGCTACACACCCGTAATGGACAACGCTTTTGCGGGTTACCAACAAATGTCAAACGCTTTCAACCAATACCCGTTCAACCCAATGCAAATGCAACCCAACATGTCGTTCAACCCATATCAAATGCAACAACCCAACATGTCGTTCAACCCATATCAAATACAACAACCCAACATGCCACAAGCACCTCAAACACAAATCGaggaacaagatgatgagatagaGGTTGTGCCAGAAACACAACCTGAACcttcaaaaaagaaaaataaaaagggaaAGGGTAAAAAGGAAGACGCACCGGGCAAACAAATGCAACAATGGACAAAAATTGAGGAAGAGGCGTTGGCGAAAGCATTTATTAACTCTGGAACGTCTCCTATAGTCG GTAACAATCAACTAAGCGATTCGTTTTGGCAAGAAGCCCTTGATACATTCCACGGGCTTATGGAACAAGGCGAGTACAGAACCATTGATTCTATCAGCTCGAAGTGGCGCAAGATGAATACGTTGATCAACCGCTTTTGTGGGTTTTATAACACAACGCGCGCCAACAAACCGAGTGGGTGGAaccacgaaaatgttttcaatgaAGCGGTGCGTTTATACGAAAATGAGAACAAAGCTTCTTTCCCACATGTCCGTGCTTGGCTAGTTGTAAAGGATCACCCAAAATGGAAGGGATGTCAAAATGAGGTTGCACAAGCGAAACGAGCAGCGAAACGGTCTAAAACTTCCGAGTCAGGAAGTTATAGCGTTGGAGGATCAACCGGTCGTTGCCAAATAAATATCAACGACGAGCCCGACTATGAGGAGGAGCCGATTGAAGATGGAGAACGTCCCCCAGGAAGGGACAAAAGTAAAAAAATAGCGGCTGAAAAAAGGAAACAAGCCGCATCAGGAAGTGGTGGTGGTTCGAGGTTGGAAGGTGTTATGGCGGAGTTAAAATCATTCAAGGAAATCTTTAACGACAGGCAAACCGAGAAg GTTTCACCTGTCTATGCATTTATCACTTTAGACCCTCTAGAGACTCACAAAAGTATCAAGTCGTCACCGTGTGTTACGTCAGAGAGTTCTGTTCTTATGGTGGCACAATGA